One segment of Ficedula albicollis isolate OC2 chromosome 2, FicAlb1.5, whole genome shotgun sequence DNA contains the following:
- the PSMG4 gene encoding proteasome assembly chaperone 4 gives MFPIVKGPRLSGADDILISNRRVQGREVGGTEETRSGGLRPGVRARAGTDGAEARRAACPGIPPGSGQPGRDSLFLWVGAAPALASLAVAMCSPRDSIPVAASLLGDPSDTASSCLAQRLASKTKKQIFVSYNLQNTDSNFTLLIENRIKEEMTAFPDKF, from the exons ATGTTTCCAATTGTAAAGGGCCCACGGCTATCAGGAGCTGACGATATTCTTATCAGCAATAGACG AGTGCAGGGTCGGGAGGTAGGGGGCACGGAGGAGACGCGCTCCGGGGGGCTGCGCCCGGGCGTCCGTGCTCGTGCTGGCACGGACGGAGCGGAGGCCCGGCGAGCGGCGTGCCCGGGTATTCCCCCGGGGAGCGGGCAgcct gggcgggactCGCTCTTCCTCTGGGTGGGCGCCGCGCCCGCCCTGGCCAGCCTGGCCGTCGCCATGTGCAGCCCCCGT GACAGCATCCCGGTGGCCGCCTCGCTCCTGGGGGACCCGTCGGACACcgcctcctcctgcctggcgCAGCGCTTGG cCAGCAAGACCAAAAAGCAGATATTTGTCAGCTACAATCTTCAAAACACAGACAGCAATTTCACCTTACTCATAGAAAACAGGATCAAAGAAGAAATGACAGCTTTTCCAGACAAGTTCTGA